The Marivirga tractuosa DSM 4126 genome contains the following window.
AGCTAAATTCCACTCACTAAGTACATTCGTGTTTCTATTTCCGTATTCCGTAATTAATCCAATGAATAAAGAAGACTCGTTGATTTTCTTAAATGCAGATTGACTGACAATATTGCTATAGTCATCAAAGCTTGAGTCGATTTGAAAGTTTTCAGTTCTTAACAAATCAGCAATAAGAGTTAGGACATACTGCTCAGTGTCCTGCATTGCGTATGATATAAATGCTTTCCTTTTCATTGCTTTGCTTTAATTTGAGTCATTTTTGCTTCCATCTCTTTTGTGTAAACATAGTACTTAGGAAAAAATTGTTGGTGTAAATTACCTACAAAAATAAGCTTATTTATAAAATGATTGCCGTTCCAAACTTCATATTGGTAACCATCCCTACAATTGTTTCTTAAATTTTCAAATGTTTGTGTTACTCCAGCCTGAACAGAATTTTTAGCAATTAGAAGATACCCACTTGCATCATATTCCCGAATTAATGTAGGTATATTTATCTTATCAAGATTACTCTTATAAAGAGTATCATAAAATTTGCATTGTATAACCCATTTTCTTTCAAATGTTACTATGGA
Protein-coding sequences here:
- a CDS encoding restriction endonuclease; translation: MKIDFSEIDHWAEFEDLAAAYFRECINLDDNQIVSVKVESSGEGPDGGRDILVTSLVDDSIVTFERKWVIQCKFYDTLYKSNLDKINIPTLIREYDASGYLLIAKNSVQAGVTQTFENLRNNCRDGYQYEVWNGNHFINKLIFVGNLHQQFFPKYYVYTKEMEAKMTQIKAKQ